The stretch of DNA TGCCGGAAGCGATCCTCCGCGGGATCTTCCGCCCGCAGGCCGCGCTCCGGCGCCTGGACCGTTTCACCCGGGACTTCGAAGCCGCCCTCGAACTCGATCCGGGTGCCGCGGGGCAAGCCTCCGCCAGGCCCACAGCCAGGGACCGGCTGGCGCACGCCGAGGGCCTCCTGCAGCGGCGGCTGTTCACCATCGTTCCCGCCATCCTGCCCCTCGCTGCCCTGGGCTTCGGCATGCTGGGAGTGGCGGGCAAGCTGCTGGGCGGAAACCGATGGGAGGACCTACAAGGGGTGCTCCGCGGGCTGCCCAACAACGTCACCACAGACATGGACCTTGAGCTGTGGCACCTGGCGGCGGCCCTCCGGGACGATCCCGGGTCGCGTGCCTTCCTGGCAGGGAAGGACACGGCGGCGCTCGCGGCAGCGCACCGGGAGGGCGGCCTTCCGCCACGCCTGGAGGCAGGGCTGAGCCGGTTCCTTGACAGGTACGGGCACCGCGCCGTTGCCGAGATCGACGTCGGCATGCCCCGCTGGTCGGACGACCCCGCCCATATCCTGGGGGTCCTGGCGAACTACCTCCGGCTGGAGGACCCGGACCTCGCGCCCGACGTCCAGTTCAGCAACGCCGCCGATGCTGCGGAGGCCCAGGTGGAGCGGCTGGCTGCCGAAGCACGCACCCGGGGAAGGATCCGGGGCGCCTTGGTCCGCGCCGCCCTGCATAGGGCCCGGCTCTTCGCGGGGCTCCGGGAACTGCCCAAATACCACCTGGTGCTCGGACTGGCAGAAGTACGCCGGCAGCTGCAGCATGTGGGGGCGGACCTCGAGGCGGCAGGAACCCTTGACCGGGCCGAGGACATCTTCTTCCTCGACTTCGCTGAGGTAAGCGCGGCCCTGGATACCGCTGCCGGAGGCGGTGCAGGAACCGGCCCTGCCGGAGGGCCGGGGCTGCGTGCACTGGTGGTGGAACGCCGGGCGGACTATGACAGGGAGCTTGGCCGGCGGCACATCCCCCGGGTGCTGCTCTCCGACGGGACCGAGCCGGAAGCGGCGCAGGCAGCTGCCGGCGGCATCACCGAAGGCACCCTGACCGGCAGCCCTGCCTCCGCCGGGACGGTCACCGGCGTTGCCAGGGTCATCCTGGACCCCGTGGGGGCGCACCTTGAGCCGGGTGAGATCCTGGTGGCGCCGTCCACCGATCCCGGGTGGACCCCGCTGTTCCTCACCGCGGGCGGGCTGGTGATGGAAATGGGCGGCGCCAATTCGCACGGTGCCGTGGTGGCCCGCGAGTACGGGATCCCGGCGGTAGTGGGGGTGCCGGACGCCACCGGACGGATATCGTCCGGGCAGGAGATCACGGTCGACGGCGGCGCCGGAACCATTGTGCCCTCGTAGCTTTCCGTCCGGTTTCGTCGCGGTACGGCGCCGGTGGCGTCCACTCGCGAAGCCGGCCCGGGCAGCCCGTGTGGCGGGACGCGGACAGGCGTAACCTTGAGCTATGGGCTCCGAGACCACGGGCACCGATACAACGTTCCACCCGCACGGCAACCGCCGCAGCGGCCGCAACTGGCCGCGGTGGTTGCCGGCCCTTGCAGTGCCGGTGGTGATCGCTGGCGCGGCGCTCGCAGGGACCTTGCCCGCCAGCGCCGGCGACCCGCTCCCGCAGAAGACGCCCGAGGAGGTGCTGGTCCTGGCGGCCACGCACCACGCCCAGGCCTTCTCCGGAACCATTGAGCAGTCCTCGGACTTTGGGTTGCCCGCCCTACCGTCCACCGCTGCTTCTTCCGATCCCGCGTCCGCCGGCGGTGCCGCGTCCGTGGTCGAGTTCCTTTCCGGACAGCACACCGCCCGTATCTACGTAAACGGCGCCACCAAGGTCCGCATGCAGGTGGTGGACAGGCTTGCTGAACGCGATGTCATCCGCCGGGACAGCGACGTCTGGTTCTACTCCTCCAAGGACAATTCGGCCGCCCATCTGACCCTGCCTGCCCGCGCTGCCGACCTGCCGCTTGCCGCGCCGCAGGCCCAGGGTGAAGATCCCGCTGCCCCCCACGGTGCCCGGTTCGCCGTCGGAATCCATGATGCCGACGCCGGCAGACCTCGCCCGGCACCTGCTCGAGAAGGTGGACCCCAACACCGCCGTGACAGTGGGAGCCGATGTGGAAGTAGCAGGGCGTGCGGCCTACAACCTGCTGCTTGAACCCCGGTCCGACGCCACCCTGGTAGGCCAGGTGGCCATCGCGGTGGATGGCGAAACCGGCATGCCCCTCGCCGTCCAGGTCACGGCGCGGGGGGCCGGAACGCCCGCCTTCCGCCTCGGGTTCACCGCCCTGTCCCTGGAGGTGCCGGACGATTCCCTGTTCACGTTCTCCCCGCCTCCGGGCAGCACTGTGAAGGAACTGCAGGTTCCCAACCCCGGGCAGGAGGCCTACGGCGGTCATACCCCCGGTGACCACCGCTTCGGTGACCCTGCCGGAGACGGCAAGGGCTCCGACCATCCGTCTGTCACCGGGCAGGGCTGGGAAACCATCCTGCGGCTGCCTGCCGCGGCAGCGGGCGCACCGGGCGCCAATTCCTTCCTCGAGGATCCGTTGCTGGCCCAGGCCGCCGTCGTCGTTCCCGGCGGGCGGCTGGTGTCCACGGCGCTGCTCAACGTGCTCATCACCGATGACGGCCGTGTCTTCGCGGGCATGGTTCCGCCGGACAGGCTGCAGGCCGCCGCTTCGGCGGCCCCATGAACCCCGGCCTTCCGGGTGCGCACGGCGCAGGTTCCGCAAGCTACGGGCTGACCATTGAGACCCATGGCCTGACCAAGAAGTTCGGCCACCAAGTGGCTGTGGACGGGGTGAACCTTGCCGTGCCGCCCGGCTCCGTGTTCGGCTTCCTGGGGCCCAACGGTTCCGGGAAAACCACTACCATCCGCATGCTGCTGGGCCTCGCGTCGGCCTCAGCCGGGACGGTGGACCTGCTGGGGATGGAGATGCCGCGACGGTTCCACGAGGTGCTGCCGCACGTGGGGGCACTCGTTGAGGGCCCGGCGTTCTACCCCTTCCTGTCCGGTGCGGCGAACCTGCACCGGCTGGACGCTGCCACGCGCCACGCGGTACCGGCAACGCGCCGCGCGCGGGTGGACCGGGCGCTCGACCAGGTGGGCCTTGCCCATGCCGCCAACAAGCGGGTGCACGCCTATTCGCTGGGCATGAAGCAGCGCCTGGGGATCGCGAACGCACTGCTGTCGCACCGGGATCTGCTGGTGCTGGACGAGCCCACCAACGGGCTGGACCCGCAGGGCACCCGGGAAGTCCGGCACCTGGTCCGCTCCCTGGCGAACAACGGCACCACCGTCTTCGTTTCCAGCCACCTGCTGGCCGAGGTGGACCAGATGTGCACGCATGCCGCGGTTATGAGCGCCGGGAAGCTGGTGGCCCAGGGCTCCCTCGCCGACCTCCGGCGGACGGGCAGCGCCAGGGTCCGCCTCCTCACGCCGGACGGGAGACAGGCACGTGAGGTTTTAGCCAGCCTGGGGTTGAATTCCGAGGCGGGCGATGCCGAGCCCGGAGGGGAAACCCTGCTGGCTGCCCTTACGGCTGCCTCCGGTGCCTCCTCAGCGCGGATTGACGGGTCCCCGCAGGCCCAGTCCGGGGAAATCCTTGCCGAGGACATCGTGGCGCGCCTGGTGGCGGCCGGGGTCCGGGTCCGGGGTTTCGCCGTCGAACGCGAAAGCCTGGAGGACCGCTTTGTGGCGCTGACAGGGGAGGGGTTCGACGTTGCCCAGTAGCATCCCGGCGGACATCCCGGGTTCGGCCCGAACACAGGAAGCGGCCGTCCCGCGCTGGTCCGGGCTCTCCTTGATGCAGTCCGAACTGAGGGTCCTGTTTGGGCGCCGGCGCACGTGGGCGCTCCTCCTGGCCCTGGCGGCAATTCCCATCCTGATCGCGGTGGCGGTGCGGCTCTCCTCCGGCGTCCCGTCCGGCCGGGGTCCGGCATTCCTGGACCGCATCACGCAAAACGGGTTGTTCGTGGCCTTCACCGCCATGCTGGTCTCCGTGCCACTGTTCCTGCCGCTGACCGTTGGCGTCGTGGCGGGCGACACGATAGCGGGCGAAGCAAGCATGGGCACTCTGCGGTACCTGCTGGTGGCTCCCGCCGGGCGCGTGCGGCTGCTGCTGGTCAAGTACGCGGCGGCGCTGGCATTCTGCATCGTGGCGCCCCTGACAGTGGCGCTGGCAGGCGCCGCCATCGGGGCCGTGCTGTTCCCGGTGGGGCCTGTCACGCTGCTGTCCGGTGACGTGATCCAGCCGCCGGAGGCCGCGGTCCGGATGCTCCTGATCGCGGCGTACATGGCGGTGTCCCTTGCGGGGTTGTCCGCCATCGGCCTGTTCCTGTCCACACTGACGGTGGTTCCGGTCGGCGCCATGGCGGCCACGGTGGTGGTTTCCGTGGTGTCGCAGATAGCGGACCAGCTGCCGCAGCTGGAGTGGCTGCACCCGTGGCTGTTCAGCCACTACTGGCTGGGCTTCGGCGACATGCTCCGGCAGCCGGTTCTCTGGGATTCGTTCGGCAGCAATGCGCTGCTCCAGGCCGGTTACATTGCCGTGTTCGGTGCGCTCGCCTATGCCCGGTTCACCACCAAGGACGTCCTCAGCTGACGGGTTCGTGTCCCATCATGGTGCTCAGTACCTGGCCGCGTACGGGTGCAACTGCATCCCGGCCATGGAACTGAGCTGGGTGACGCCGATTCCCTCCTGCGGGTTCAGTGCCTGGACCACCTGGCCGTTCCCCAGGTAGATGGCCACATGGTAGAAATCCGGTCCTGAGCCCCACACCAGGAGGTCTCCGCGGCGGGCCTGCGAGAGGGGCACGTGGACGGGAGCAGCAGCGTACTGCTGGCCGGCTGTCCGGGGCAGGTACTTCCCGGCGGCAGCGAAGGCCGTCTGCACCAGTCCCGAGCAATCGAAGCCGGTGGGTCCCGTGCCGCCCCACTGGTAGAAGTAGGGCGAACCCACCTTGCTGAGGGCCACGGAGATGGCCGTTTCGAGGGTGGCGCCGCCGGTAGCTGGGGGAGCTGGAGCTGGAGCGGGGGCAGGTGCAGGCGCGGGGGCAGGGGCAGGCGCAGGAGCGGGTGCGGGTGCCGGAGCTGGGGCCGGTGCGGGGGCTGGGACAGGCGCAGGAGCGGGTGCGGGAGCCGGAGTCGGTGCCGGTATAGGAGCCGGTGCAGCTGGAGCCACGGGAGCGGCGGGTGTGCCCTGGTTGGCTCCGGTTTCACCGCCCCGGGTTTCGCTGCCCTGGGGATTGGCCGTGACCGCAGCTGCGTTGGCCGCGGCTGTCACGGCAGCCAGGCGCGCTTCCTCGCGCTGCCGTTCGAGCCCGTCCACCCTGGCTGATTCGAGCTCCACTGTCGTGTTGCGCAGCTGCGCGAGCTGGTCCACCAAAACGGTCCGCCGGGCACGGGCATCCGCCACGGCCGCGGCCTGGGCGGCGTTGGCCTGTTCGGCGCCGGTTTTCCGTGCCTCGGCGGTCCGGGCCGCCTCATCCGCTGCCTTCGTCGCGTCTCCGGCTGCGGCCGTGAGGGTTTGCGATGCGGTGGCGGCAGAATCGGCCGCCTCGAAGGCGCGGCTGCGGCCGGCGGACAGCGCCTGGAGCGTTGCGGCCTGTTGCAGGCTTTCGCCGGTGCCGCTGACCAGGGTCCCGAGCGTTGGGTTCAGGCCGCCGTTCCGGTAGAGGTCACCGGCCAGCTGCCCCACTTGCTTGCGGGTCTTGTCCTGCTCCGCCTGCGCGGCCGCTGCCCGGGCGGCGGCCACGGACGCGGCCTCGGAACGCTGCTGCAGCTCCACCAGGGCTTCGCTGTAGGAGTTGTTTGCCTGCATGGCCACGGCGAAAGCCGCCTGCTGGGCGTCAGAGGTGTCACCGAGGATGCGTTCGATCGCGGCCACCTGGTCCGCAGTTGCCGCTTCGCTGGCCTTGGCCGCTGCAATGTCCTCGGGAGAGGGGAGGGCGGGCGCCGCCGGAGCCTGCGCTGCGGGAAGGTGCGCGCCGGGGGCTGCTGCTGCGGGCAGTCCCACGGATCCAAGGAGTACGACGGCGGCGCACAGCACTGCCGCTTTCCGGCCGGAAGCAGCCCGGGGCCTGGGCAAACGCGATGCAGGCATAAACCTCGACATGGACAGGAACCTCGCAGCGGTTGGGGCTGGGAGTGAGGTCCTGGTGGTGACACAGAGGTGCGCCTCGGCTGCTCGCCAGCAGTCCGAGGTTACGTCACCCGTTGCACAGAAGCAACAGCTGTCACATCAATAACACTAATCACAACAGTGTCATTACGCCCGCAGGAAAAGCGGCGTGTTGTCAGGCGTGCTGGCGTTCCTCGTGTTCGGAATGGCTGGCGGGTTCCAGCTGGAAGGTGCAGTGGTCGGTGTCGAAATGCGATCCCAGGCAGGTGACAAGCTTGTCCAGCAGCTGGTCGGCACCACGGGCGTTGAGGACGCCGTCCTCCACCACCACATGGGCGGAGAAGACCGGCACGCCGGAGGTGATGGTCCAGATATGGATGTCGTGCACGTCCGTGACGCCGTCCACGGAAAGGATGTGTTCGCGGATCATCTGCACTTCCACGCCCTTGGGGCTGGCCTCGAGCAGCACGTCCACCACGTCCCGCAGCAGGCTCCATGCCCGCGGCAGGATCATCAGGGCGATGACAACCGAGGCGATCGTATCCGCCGCCTGGTAGCCGGTGACCATGATGACTACGGCCGCAACGATCACGGCGAAGGAACCCAGCAGGTCGCCCAGGACTTCCAGGTAGGCGCCACGGACGTTGAGGCTTTCCTGGTGGGCGCCGCGGAGGATCAGCAGCGAAACCAGGTTCGCCACGGCGCCGAGGATGGCGGCGAAGAGCATGATGTCGGTGTGGACTTCAGGAACGGATCCGATCCTGCGGATGGCCTCGGTGAAGATCACCACGGAAATGACGATCAGGATCAGCGCGTTGGCCAGGGCCGCCAGGACTTCGGCGCGCTGGTACCCGTAGGTCCGCTGGTCACTGGCGGGCCTGCCGGCGATCCAGGCGGCCAGCAGGGCGATCGTGACGCCCGCAGCATCGGAGAGCATGTGGCCGGCGTCCGCCAGCAGTGCCAGTGACCCGGACAGGATGGCTCCCACCACCTGGATCAGCACCACGCTCAGTGTGATCGCCAGGACGGCCACCAGCCGTTTGCGGTGCCGCCCGGTGGCGGTGATTCCGTGCGTGTGGCTGTGGTCGTGTCCCATGCCTACAAGGCTAGCCCCAGCCGAGCTCGTGCAGCCGCTCG from Pseudarthrobacter chlorophenolicus A6 encodes:
- a CDS encoding ABC transporter permease, which gives rise to MPSSIPADIPGSARTQEAAVPRWSGLSLMQSELRVLFGRRRTWALLLALAAIPILIAVAVRLSSGVPSGRGPAFLDRITQNGLFVAFTAMLVSVPLFLPLTVGVVAGDTIAGEASMGTLRYLLVAPAGRVRLLLVKYAAALAFCIVAPLTVALAGAAIGAVLFPVGPVTLLSGDVIQPPEAAVRMLLIAAYMAVSLAGLSAIGLFLSTLTVVPVGAMAATVVVSVVSQIADQLPQLEWLHPWLFSHYWLGFGDMLRQPVLWDSFGSNALLQAGYIAVFGALAYARFTTKDVLS
- a CDS encoding C40 family peptidase, whose translation is MPASRLPRPRAASGRKAAVLCAAVVLLGSVGLPAAAAPGAHLPAAQAPAAPALPSPEDIAAAKASEAATADQVAAIERILGDTSDAQQAAFAVAMQANNSYSEALVELQQRSEAASVAAARAAAAQAEQDKTRKQVGQLAGDLYRNGGLNPTLGTLVSGTGESLQQAATLQALSAGRSRAFEAADSAATASQTLTAAAGDATKAADEAARTAEARKTGAEQANAAQAAAVADARARRTVLVDQLAQLRNTTVELESARVDGLERQREEARLAAVTAAANAAAVTANPQGSETRGGETGANQGTPAAPVAPAAPAPIPAPTPAPAPAPAPVPAPAPAPAPAPAPAPAPAPAPAPAPAPAPAPAPPATGGATLETAISVALSKVGSPYFYQWGGTGPTGFDCSGLVQTAFAAAGKYLPRTAGQQYAAAPVHVPLSQARRGDLLVWGSGPDFYHVAIYLGNGQVVQALNPQEGIGVTQLSSMAGMQLHPYAARY
- a CDS encoding cation diffusion facilitator family transporter, with the translated sequence MGHDHSHTHGITATGRHRKRLVAVLAITLSVVLIQVVGAILSGSLALLADAGHMLSDAAGVTIALLAAWIAGRPASDQRTYGYQRAEVLAALANALILIVISVVIFTEAIRRIGSVPEVHTDIMLFAAILGAVANLVSLLILRGAHQESLNVRGAYLEVLGDLLGSFAVIVAAVVIMVTGYQAADTIASVVIALMILPRAWSLLRDVVDVLLEASPKGVEVQMIREHILSVDGVTDVHDIHIWTITSGVPVFSAHVVVEDGVLNARGADQLLDKLVTCLGSHFDTDHCTFQLEPASHSEHEERQHA
- a CDS encoding ABC transporter ATP-binding protein, whose translation is MNPGLPGAHGAGSASYGLTIETHGLTKKFGHQVAVDGVNLAVPPGSVFGFLGPNGSGKTTTIRMLLGLASASAGTVDLLGMEMPRRFHEVLPHVGALVEGPAFYPFLSGAANLHRLDAATRHAVPATRRARVDRALDQVGLAHAANKRVHAYSLGMKQRLGIANALLSHRDLLVLDEPTNGLDPQGTREVRHLVRSLANNGTTVFVSSHLLAEVDQMCTHAAVMSAGKLVAQGSLADLRRTGSARVRLLTPDGRQAREVLASLGLNSEAGDAEPGGETLLAALTAASGASSARIDGSPQAQSGEILAEDIVARLVAAGVRVRGFAVERESLEDRFVALTGEGFDVAQ
- a CDS encoding LolA family protein, whose translation is MEVAGRAAYNLLLEPRSDATLVGQVAIAVDGETGMPLAVQVTARGAGTPAFRLGFTALSLEVPDDSLFTFSPPPGSTVKELQVPNPGQEAYGGHTPGDHRFGDPAGDGKGSDHPSVTGQGWETILRLPAAAAGAPGANSFLEDPLLAQAAVVVPGGRLVSTALLNVLITDDGRVFAGMVPPDRLQAAASAAP